A genomic segment from Glycine soja cultivar W05 chromosome 18, ASM419377v2, whole genome shotgun sequence encodes:
- the LOC114396380 gene encoding ATG8-interacting protein 1-like codes for MANNEDGRDKTTRGNEWEVVSLTASTYAAAPGPDEVEMKDDGNEDVYGQDEGETSNALFMSRHFVFPPSQHENLPVEPDYGEIHDDSGDKDVASEETPEEVTIPSGKDEENLTLPGLEVSEEFEGMRYFDEKINRLSVRGKQFEESTTLPAFGLTEKGESMYDPAKYTSFDSETAIGGITAYGESIVDPETTESAEQGSNVSPDLSLSNYSSKDNEYNSSDLPCGAWWKRRAASLYAHAKEANAFWSVFIAAAVMGLVMLGQRWQQERALQLKWQISINDEARSRVLAPIYRLKDVIVGGNRRGSLIRGSSSGES; via the exons ATGGCAAACAATGAGGATGGAAGGGATAAGACTACTCGTGGGAATGAATGGGAGGTTGTATCTCTGACAGCATCGACATATGCAGCTGCTCCTGGTCCTGATGAAGTTGAGATGAAGGATGATGGGAACGAAGATGTATATGGGCAAGATGAAGGAGAAACGTCAAATGCTTTATTTATGTCTCGTCACTTTGTCTTTCCTCCCAGTCAGCATGAAAACTTGCCCGTGGAACCTGACTATGGTGAGATTCATGATGATTCTGGAGACAAAGATGTTGCCTCTGAAGAGACTCCTGAAGAAGTGACCATACCAAGTGGAAAGGATGAAGAAAACTTGACATTACCAGGATTGGAAGTTTCAGAGGAGTTTGAGGGCATGCGGTATTTTGACGAGAAAATCAACAGATTATCTGTTCGTGGTAAACAGTTTGAGGAAAGTACAACTCTACCAGCATTTGGTTTGACTGAAAAGGGGGAGAGCATGTATGACCCTGCAAAATACACTTCTTTTGACAGTGAAACTGCTATTGGTGGCATAACAGCTTATGGTGAAAGCATAGTTGATCCTGAAACAACTGAATCCGCAGAGCAAGGGTCAAACGTATCTCCTGATCTATCATTGTCAAACTACTCTTCCAAAGATAATGAATACAACTCCTCAGATCTTCCTTGTGGAGCTTGGTGGAAGCGGAGAGCTGCCTCCTTATATGCTCATGCAAAAGAGGCAAATGCATTCTGGTCTGTCTTCATTGCAGCTGCTGTGATGGGTCTTGTAATGCTTGGTCAACGCTGGCAGCAGGAAAGAGCTttacaacttaaatggcaaatcAGTATAAATGATGAG GCGAGGAGCAGGGTGCTTGCTCCCATATATCGACTCAAAGATGTGATTGTTGGTGGCAACCGCCGTGGCTCCTTGATCAGGGGAAGCTCCTCTGGTGAAAGTTAA
- the LOC114395101 gene encoding origin of replication complex subunit 5-like: protein MGEDKTTQLPRRMTRSSASSSASTSNNVAAAKVTCLEPLTINDLLVGGDPISLNDIISSFPGRSSQILEVVRHLGPLNSPILPLFVYGSSSTGKTSIILQLFRHLNRPIVYSSCRTCYNQNILFESILNQLLLHRKNAANGYSNAKRCERPSDFVNFLREALTNVINNLKKSEKLISNEMTQGKIGNMIYLVFDNFQLVREWDKSSTILPLLFNLYDLLNMPEVGLIFISSTSPDTFYSNMGYVEPIPIYFPDYTEEDIRQILLRNQVNQKLYSSFLDVSLKSFCGITKQIDHLSAALKPLYEKYCEPLSDKGKGVAPNQEMKRRLLAHINPHIASSLNEIFKVSSLSSTEVEIRKEEKRKGNNRRLEQSEELGSLDFHVSTSAKYLLISAFLASRNPATLDASLFDSKGGSDNRKRKRKPSEKAQERKETLEQELLMKGPGTFPLERLLAIFQCLVSVAEEPSDEQEQNNDGLGVEGGNGGLMSDVLLQLSSLCNANFIFKGRSCPIEGSMRYRTTISEDLALKVARSLKFPLSKYLYRS from the exons ATGGGTGAGGACAAAACCACACAACTCCCCAGAAGAATGACCAGGTCTTCAGCTTCATCTTCTGCATCCACTTCAAATAACGTAGCTGCAGCAAAAGTAACTTGCCTTGAACCTCTAACAATTAATGACCTTTTAGTCGGAGGAGATCCCATCAGTCTCAACGACATAATATCTAGCTTTCCTGGTAGAAGTAGCCAGATTCTTGAGGTCGTGCGTCATTTGGGACCTTTGAATTCAccaatccttcctttgtttgTGTATGGAAGTTCTTCTACTGGAAAAACCAGTATCATTCTTCAATTATTCAGGCATCTCAACAGGCCTATTGTTTATTCTAGTTGTAGGACATGTTATAACCAGAACATCTTGTTTGAATCTATTCTAAATCAGCTACTTCTCCATAGAAAAAATGCTGCCAATGGTTATTCGAATGCAAAACGCTGTGAAAGACCATCTGATTTTGTCAATTTTCTTCGAGAAGCGTTGACCAATGTTATAAACAATCTGAAGAAGTCAGAGAAGTTGATCTCAAATGAGATGACACAAGGGAAAATTGGAAATATGATCTACTTGGTGTTTGACAATTTTCAGCTTGTTAGGGAGTGGGATAAGAGTTCAACTATATTGCCCTTGCTGTTTAATCTCTATGATCTGCTAAATATGCCTGAGGTGGGTTTGATTTTTATCAGCAGTACTTCTCCAGATACCTTTTACTCTAACATGGGTTATGTGGAGCCTATCCCCATTTACTTTCCTGATTACACAGAAGAAGATATTCGTCAAATATTATTGAGAAACCAAGTGAACCAGAAGCTATATTCCTCATTTCTGGA TGTATCTCTGAAGTCTTTCTGTGGAATTACTAAGCAGATTGATCATTTATCTGCTGCCTTAAAGCCACTATATGAAAAGTATTGTGAGCCTTTAAGTGATAAGGGAAAGGGAGTTGCTCCTAATCAAGAAATGAAGCGAAGGCTGCTTGCTCATATCAACCCTCATATTGCCTCCTCTTTGAATGAGATATTTAAGGtttcatctctttcttcaaCTGAAGTTGAGATCCGTAAAGAGGAAAAGCGGAAGGGAAATAATAGGAGATTGGAGCAATCTGAAGAACTTGGCAGTCTTGATTTTCATGTATCTACTAGTGCAAAATATCTTCTGATTTCAGCATTCCTTGCCTCCAGAAACCCAGCAACTCTTGATGCTTCACTTTTTGATTCCAAAGGTGGTTCTGATAATCGGAAGCGAAAGAGGAA GCCCTCTGAGAAAGCACAGGAACGGAAGGAAACTTTAGAACAGGAACTACTAATGAAAGGACCTGGAACTTTCCCACTGGAGAGGTTGTTAGCCATCTTTCAATGCCTTGTATCAGTTGCAGAAGAACCATCTGACGAGCAGGAGCAAAATAATGATGGATTAGGAGTTGAAGGTGGCAATGGTGGACTGATGTCTGATGTTCTTTTACAGCTATCCAGTCTCTGCAATGCTAATTTTATATTCAAAGGAAGGAGCTGTCCCATTGAAGGCTCAATGCGGTATCGAACAACCATATCTGAAGACCTTGCTCTGAAG GTTGCAAGGAGCTTAAAGTTCCCATTATCAAAGTATTTGTATAGGAGTTAG